The proteins below come from a single Myxosarcina sp. GI1 genomic window:
- the thyX gene encoding FAD-dependent thymidylate synthase has product MTWIDPLQDGKSRIELIDYMGSDLSIVNDARASFEKSSVKLSEKDAKLINYLIKHQHTSPFRGVVFKFKVKAPLYICRQWWKHVIASNHNEEQLGWNEKSFRYVAIDDNNEFYIPPTFRQQSANNKQATEGSLSAVDNDKALYIYRQQCENSYAAYQALLDLGVGREQARGVLIPAVYTSWVWTVSLQALLHFIGLRRGAGAQSEIGMYASAITELILPIVPVAIKAWSDYEGQF; this is encoded by the coding sequence ATGACTTGGATAGATCCATTACAGGATGGAAAAAGCCGTATCGAGCTAATCGATTATATGGGAAGCGACTTAAGCATAGTTAACGATGCTCGCGCGAGTTTTGAGAAAAGCTCGGTAAAATTAAGCGAAAAAGACGCTAAATTGATTAATTATTTGATAAAACATCAGCATACAAGCCCTTTTCGCGGTGTAGTCTTTAAGTTTAAAGTAAAAGCTCCCTTATACATTTGTAGGCAATGGTGGAAACATGTTATTGCCAGCAATCACAACGAAGAACAGTTAGGTTGGAATGAAAAAAGCTTCCGCTATGTGGCAATAGATGACAACAATGAATTTTATATTCCCCCAACTTTTAGGCAACAATCTGCAAATAACAAACAAGCTACAGAAGGCAGTTTGTCCGCAGTAGATAACGATAAAGCATTATATATTTATCGGCAACAGTGTGAAAATAGCTATGCGGCATATCAAGCTTTGTTAGATTTAGGTGTGGGACGAGAACAGGCGCGAGGAGTTCTAATTCCTGCGGTATACACTTCCTGGGTGTGGACGGTTAGTCTACAAGCTTTGCTGCATTTTATCGGTCTGCGTCGTGGTGCTGGCGCACAAAGCGAAATTGGGATGTATGCTAGTGCCATTACAGAATTAATTCTGCCTATCGTTCCTGTAGCGATAAAAGCCTGGTCGGATTATGAAGGACAATTTTAA
- a CDS encoding HAD family hydrolase yields MQYLALASDYDGTLATDGVVDLSTIEALLELKQRGIKLILATGRRIPSLLEIFDHLELFDLAVAENGALIYYPQTKESQLLCQPVSQEFCDRLKQQGVSKVAMGEGIIGAWQEDRTIIENTIRELNLPLQIIPNKRALMILPTGVNKAYGMKTALEQLQISPKAVVGVGDAENDLDLLDLCGLGVAVGNALPEVKAQADLVTEGERGLGVEELINKLIYEL; encoded by the coding sequence ATGCAATATTTAGCTTTAGCTAGCGATTATGACGGTACTCTAGCAACCGATGGCGTAGTAGATCTTTCTACTATCGAAGCTCTATTAGAACTCAAACAGCGAGGAATTAAGCTAATTTTAGCTACTGGAAGAAGAATACCTTCTCTATTAGAGATATTTGACCATCTAGAATTATTCGATCTAGCGGTAGCAGAAAACGGTGCGCTAATTTATTATCCTCAAACCAAAGAGTCTCAGTTACTCTGTCAACCAGTTTCTCAGGAGTTTTGCGATCGCCTCAAACAGCAGGGAGTTTCTAAGGTTGCTATGGGAGAAGGAATTATCGGTGCCTGGCAAGAAGATCGCACCATAATTGAAAACACAATTCGAGAATTGAATCTACCTTTACAAATAATTCCCAACAAAAGAGCATTAATGATTTTACCAACTGGTGTTAATAAAGCTTACGGTATGAAAACGGCTTTGGAACAGTTGCAAATATCGCCAAAAGCTGTAGTTGGCGTGGGAGATGCCGAAAACGATTTGGATTTATTAGATTTGTGTGGTTTGGGGGTAGCTGTGGGCAATGCTCTACCAGAAGTTAAAGCTCAAGCAGATCTTGTAACCGAAGGAGAAAGAGGTTTGGGAGTGGAAGAATTAATTAATAAATTAATTTATGAATTGTAA
- a CDS encoding DUF1194 domain-containing protein — protein sequence MLNYINLKKLTTIALLSAVATVSCSFSKSSLSFATDVTSSVTPVSVELVLAVDVSTSINATEFGLQHNGYINAFKSEEVKNAIKELPNGLAVTMMFWSSNRNAKVSRYDIGWYKLAKNSSGTIDGLPEFVSKLESISREVISDENRITIGTETIVIENGTDLAHAITASKELLDSNNYTGDNSVIDVSGDGFADDTPIDSDDIAYVDTYISNNNLSISNYLTGRTKCNYGHIGDKVEANEVEVKHVFCPPVLEARKAAVDAGIKINGLPIVATSSNADREDEVDRYYQNNVVGGDDAFYITATFETFSQAITQKISCEIQDLNCFFAD from the coding sequence ATGCTTAACTATATTAATTTGAAAAAACTAACTACCATCGCTTTATTATCTGCTGTAGCCACAGTTTCATGTTCTTTTAGTAAGAGTTCCCTAAGTTTCGCCACAGATGTTACCAGCAGTGTAACTCCTGTTAGTGTTGAATTAGTTTTGGCAGTGGATGTCTCTACAAGCATTAACGCTACAGAATTTGGTTTGCAGCATAACGGCTATATTAACGCTTTTAAAAGTGAAGAAGTTAAAAACGCTATTAAAGAATTACCCAACGGATTAGCTGTTACTATGATGTTTTGGAGTTCTAATAGAAATGCAAAAGTATCGAGGTATGATATTGGTTGGTATAAACTAGCTAAAAACTCCAGCGGCACAATAGACGGATTACCAGAATTTGTTAGTAAATTAGAAAGCATTAGTAGAGAAGTAATAAGTGACGAAAACCGAATTACTATCGGCACAGAGACTATAGTAATAGAAAATGGAACCGATCTCGCTCATGCTATTACAGCATCAAAAGAACTGCTCGATAGTAACAACTATACGGGAGATAATTCGGTTATCGATGTATCTGGTGATGGTTTTGCTGATGATACGCCTATTGATAGTGATGATATAGCTTACGTTGATACGTACATTAGTAATAACAATTTAAGTATTAGTAATTATTTAACGGGTCGAACTAAATGTAACTACGGGCATATTGGAGACAAAGTAGAAGCAAACGAAGTTGAAGTCAAACACGTTTTTTGTCCTCCAGTTTTAGAAGCAAGAAAGGCTGCGGTAGATGCAGGTATCAAAATAAATGGTTTACCTATTGTCGCAACATCTTCTAACGCAGATAGAGAAGACGAAGTAGATCGATACTATCAAAACAATGTTGTTGGTGGAGACGATGCTTTTTATATAACTGCTACTTTTGAAACTTTCTCTCAAGCAATTACCCAAAAAATAAGTTGTGAAATTCAAGATTTAAATTGTTTTTTTGCTGATTAA